In Blastopirellula sp. J2-11, a single genomic region encodes these proteins:
- the ispE gene encoding 4-(cytidine 5'-diphospho)-2-C-methyl-D-erythritol kinase: MFLELLGKRSDGFHELETIMTAINVFDTLRFTATEDSQLSLHCRFAAGTVASAARQDADALLGDLPSGPSNLVFRAIDLVRRTAGIERGAKIELVKRIPAASGLGGASSDAAAALLAADIVWKLGWSRDKLTELAAQLGSDVPFFLHAGLFGSGLALCRGRGEIITPLAIARRMHFVVARPPGGLSTADVFRHCTIPAQPLAAHDLSDSLKSHSMMEIGHRMHNRLTEPSRQLSTEIDRLTSCMIRAGAVSSQMSGSGSACFALCKDARHARCVAAKLKNQRLGVVFTASNCGVHWN; this comes from the coding sequence TTGTTTCTCGAATTGCTGGGTAAACGGAGCGATGGTTTTCATGAATTGGAAACTATCATGACTGCGATCAACGTCTTTGATACGCTTCGTTTTACGGCGACGGAAGACTCGCAACTCTCGCTTCATTGCCGATTTGCCGCCGGAACCGTCGCATCTGCGGCTCGCCAAGACGCCGATGCGTTGCTGGGAGATTTGCCCTCTGGCCCGTCGAATTTGGTCTTTCGAGCGATCGACTTGGTTCGCCGCACGGCGGGAATCGAGCGTGGCGCCAAGATCGAGTTGGTGAAACGGATACCGGCCGCTTCCGGTCTAGGCGGCGCTTCCAGCGACGCGGCCGCAGCACTGTTGGCGGCCGATATTGTCTGGAAGCTCGGCTGGTCGCGCGACAAGCTGACAGAACTCGCCGCCCAACTCGGCAGTGATGTCCCTTTCTTTTTGCATGCCGGCCTGTTTGGCAGTGGATTGGCCCTCTGTCGCGGACGCGGTGAAATCATCACTCCGCTGGCCATCGCACGGCGAATGCATTTTGTCGTTGCGCGTCCCCCCGGAGGGTTGTCGACGGCCGATGTGTTTCGTCACTGCACCATTCCCGCCCAGCCGCTGGCGGCCCATGATTTGAGCGATTCATTAAAATCGCATTCAATGATGGAGATCGGTCACCGCATGCATAATCGGCTGACCGAACCATCGCGGCAACTATCAACCGAGATTGATCGGTTAACAAGTTGCATGATTCGAGCTGGAGCAGTTTCCAGCCAAATGTCGGGAAGCGGCAGCGCTTGTTTCGCCCTCTGCAAAGATGCACGGCATGCCCGCTGCGTCGCGGCGAAACTGAAGAACCAGCGCTTGGGCGTTGTGTTTACCGCCAGCAACTGCGGCGTACATTGGAACTAG
- a CDS encoding DUF368 domain-containing protein — translation MTTSPQGALRDAARHVGCGLLMGAADAIPGVSGGTVALVLGIYRRLVAAISHFDLISVKLLLRREWRAAVQRIDLFFLLALGGGIVIGLGTFILLIHELIEPHSPARPYTYAVFLGAIAASSWLVMKLIHASTNDPLSICWALGIIGAAVAFLLTGPQVFPDVQQAPPLLFTFCCGMVAICAMILPGISGSYILLILGMYRYLSGIPKSLLKGEAIGGDLLQFVVFAVGCAVGLIAFSKFLRWLLHRYEPQTMSLMCGFMIGAMRALWPWRDGDAYIGPPSTGELIGCAALAITAALVVCGADYFTGANNKIDEAVQEPVE, via the coding sequence TTGACTACTTCTCCCCAAGGGGCACTGCGCGATGCGGCTCGGCATGTCGGTTGTGGTCTGCTGATGGGCGCTGCGGACGCGATCCCCGGCGTCTCGGGGGGAACCGTTGCGCTGGTGTTGGGCATCTATCGCCGTCTGGTCGCTGCGATCAGTCATTTTGACCTGATTTCGGTCAAGCTGCTGCTGCGGCGAGAATGGCGCGCAGCGGTGCAGAGGATCGATCTTTTTTTTCTGCTGGCGCTGGGCGGCGGGATTGTGATTGGGCTAGGAACCTTTATTCTGCTCATTCACGAGTTGATTGAACCCCACAGTCCGGCGCGTCCTTATACCTATGCAGTCTTTCTTGGCGCGATCGCAGCGTCGAGTTGGTTGGTGATGAAACTGATCCATGCTTCGACAAACGATCCGTTGTCGATCTGCTGGGCATTGGGGATCATTGGCGCAGCCGTCGCGTTTCTGTTGACGGGACCGCAAGTTTTTCCTGATGTGCAGCAAGCGCCGCCTCTCTTGTTTACGTTTTGTTGCGGCATGGTGGCGATCTGCGCCATGATCCTGCCGGGAATCAGCGGGTCCTATATTTTGCTGATTTTGGGGATGTATCGCTATCTCAGCGGGATCCCCAAATCGCTTCTCAAAGGAGAAGCGATCGGCGGTGATCTGTTGCAGTTTGTCGTGTTTGCCGTCGGATGCGCCGTCGGCCTGATTGCGTTCAGCAAGTTTCTGCGTTGGCTGCTGCACCGCTACGAGCCGCAGACAATGTCGCTGATGTGCGGGTTTATGATCGGCGCAATGCGTGCGTTATGGCCGTGGCGCGATGGTGACGCTTACATCGGTCCCCCGTCTACCGGCGAACTGATCGGCTGCGCCGCGTTGGCGATCACCGCCGCGCTGGTCGTCTGCGGCGCCGACTATTTCACCGGCGCGAATAACAAGATCGACGAAGCGGTGCAGGAACCGGTGGAGTAG